CTGTGATTGTTCCTTTATTAATAGGAATAGTATCAGATTTTATGACAACACCCTGGGTATTGAGCTTTTCCCATGTGATCCTAGGATCATAAGGATTTGCCTCATCATTCACGACGCCACCTGTTGTGACTGTAAATCTGTACTGATATGGAGGGGCGTCCACTGCGTCTATGGTTCCGGTGCCAGTCCAGTTGGTTACCGAAGCATTTGAAATGCCCATATTGGTTTCATATGGAGAATAGGATGTTGAAGCGTTTCTTGTGTCACGCACCCATATTGTATTGTCCTGATTGTAGTCTATCCTGCTGCCAAATGAGAGGGTGCTTATCAGGCCATCAGAGCCGGCTTCATAAACGCCTTCCATGTCAGTTCCGTAATAGTCTGTGCCTGCTCCCCCACTCTGGGCATAATTGATCTGCCACATGAGTTCTTTGGAATAAATGTCTATCTCGTCCCTGTACTTGGGGATTATTTCTTCCCTCAAATTCAGAAGCCCGCCCATCTTCCCGCCTGTTATTTTGTCTGTAAGATCAACACTCCCGCCATATGATCCTTCCCATGTGACATTTCCTTCTTCCATCTTGAGACCGTATGTATAAGGGCCGTTAACAAGCTGAAAACCATTTGCTGTTGTTACAATAAGGCCGCCAGAAGGCTGTTCGAATGTATTTATGTCAACAATTTTTGAAAGGTCGCTGAGAAGCCCGTTTCTTTTATCCCTCAGGTCATTTGCTGTCCCGTCGTGTTCAAGAGCGACAAGCTGGCCGTTTATATTTGCTATTTCCTTTGTCAGCCTGTTAACTTCACCCACAGAAGACTCGATATCCTGACTGAGATCAGTCTCTATCTGGGAAAGCTGGGAATTGATGGAATTGAGGCCCTGGGCTATCCTGATTCCATTCTGATAAACACCGATTCTCTCGGACGAGCCTGGAGGGTTATCCGCAAGGTCATGCCAGGAATTCCAAAACTCTGAGCTCATATAACTGAGACTGCTCTCGGTTCCTTCGTTCAAAAGCCCTTCAAGCACCTTCATATATGACTCCGACTGTTCATACAGGGACATCTGGGATTTCTGATCCATGAGTCTGTTTTCCATGAGCTGGTCAGAATATTGTTTGACATTCTGGGTATCCACACCTGTACCGAAAATCAGGCCGCCATATTGTACGGTAATATTGTTCGTATGCGGCAAAACCTGCCTGGTGTAACTTGAGTTGTTTACATTGGCAATGTTGTTACCTGTTACGTTTATACCGTATTGCTGTGCTGCTATTGCGCCTTTGGCTATATTTAGTGTGGCACCTATTCCGCTCATGGCTATACCCTCGCTCTAAAAATGGCTCCACTTAAATTAGCTGAGTTGCTGCTTGGCCTGTAGCCCTGGGAACCTGATGCAGCATCTGCGAAAACAGCTACAAGCTGTTCGATTACCTGCAGATATTCTTCTGTGAATTTCACATTCGTAACAGAGAGATCAAAAACTGCTTTCTTCAGTTTTTCAATATCAAGACAAAGAGGAGCAATACGATCTGCGGCTTCTTTTGATACGAATTCAACGATCTTTCCGCTTGAAAATCTTCCAGGGATCATGCCATGTTCAGGAGCTATTGTGTCCAGATCGCCTAAAATTTCTTTCCTTAAAATCTCTATTTTCTTGGCAGCATCATGCTTGAGTGCTGACATGCGCCAAAGCTCACCAGGATCTGCTGATTTAAGTATTTCAGACTCTTTTTCAAGTATCTCAACAAGATTTTTGTAGACAGCGTGCTTCTTTCTGAGTCGGTCTTCGACTCTGTTCATAATATCTTCCATATAGGCACCTCCATTTTATATTATTTCGGAATCTGCTCCAGGTTTCTGAAGCCGGAAGCTGCTCAAAAAATACTGTTTATTAATTATTC
Above is a genomic segment from Desulforegula conservatrix Mb1Pa containing:
- the flgN gene encoding flagellar export chaperone FlgN, whose protein sequence is MEDIMNRVEDRLRKKHAVYKNLVEILEKESEILKSADPGELWRMSALKHDAAKKIEILRKEILGDLDTIAPEHGMIPGRFSSGKIVEFVSKEAADRIAPLCLDIEKLKKAVFDLSVTNVKFTEEYLQVIEQLVAVFADAASGSQGYRPSSNSANLSGAIFRARV